Proteins encoded by one window of Leopardus geoffroyi isolate Oge1 chromosome X, O.geoffroyi_Oge1_pat1.0, whole genome shotgun sequence:
- the LOC123594425 gene encoding 40S ribosomal protein SA-like, which produces MARALDVLQMKEDDVLKFLAAATHAGGANLDVKLAQYVYKREVMIQAAFWEPKPLEFTGPGADHQPLTEASYGKLPTNTPPLPSIATARELVQCVRCGGCWPGKFCAWVTPFPVSPQGRSCLISTSRKILRGRKKEEKAAAEKAVTKEEFQGEWMAPTPEFIATQPEVTDGSEGVRVPSVLIQQIPTEDWSPRPAAEGWSAAPTAQATEWVRTTAEWS; this is translated from the exons ATGGCCAGAGCCCTTGACGTCCTGCAAATGAAGGAGGATGATGTCCTCAAATTCCTTGCAGCAGCAACCCACGCGGGTGGTGCCAACCTTGACGTCAAATTGGCACAATACGTCTACAAAAGAGAAGTGATG ATCCAGGCAGCCTTCTGGGAGCCAAAACCTCTGGAGTTTACTGGTCCTGGGGCTGACCACCAGCCTCTCACAGAGGCGTCTTATGGTAAGCTGCCCACCAACACTCCTCCATTGCCATCCATTGCAACAGCAAGGGAGCTTGTTCAGTGCGTCCGATGTGGTGGCTGCTGGCCTGGGAAGTTCTGTGCATGGGTGACACCGTTTCCCGTGAGCCCGCAGGGGAGGTCATGCCTGATCTCGACTTCTAGAAAGATCCTGAGGGGacggaaaaaggaagagaaggctgCTGCCGAAAAGGCTGTGACCAAGGAAGAATTTCAGGGTGAATGGATGGCTCCAACTCCTGAGTTCATCGCTACCCAACCTGAAGTCACAGACGGGTCTGAGGGTGTGCGGGTGCCCTCTGTGCTTATTCAGCAGATCCCGACTGAAGACTGGAGCCCTCGGCCTGCCGCCGAAGGCTGGTCTGCAGCTCCCACTGCTCAGGCCACTGAATGGGTACGAACAACCGCTGAGTGGTCTTAA